The following proteins come from a genomic window of Nitrospirota bacterium:
- a CDS encoding universal stress protein yields the protein MIFSSTMGAFLWWMLHPPRQVGEAAAKARHSLFAVKKILVPTSGFPYSERGVELACRLGQEQKAEIFLAYIMEIPRTMPLGIPLPDLELKAKEALERADSIVVLHGLKTDKMIHRARIAGEEISRIARENDVDMIVLGIRSHIGLTENILGRTSDVLLRHAPCEVIIDKLPGENY from the coding sequence ATGATCTTTTCTTCTACGATGGGGGCATTTCTTTGGTGGATGCTTCATCCGCCTCGTCAGGTGGGAGAGGCAGCGGCGAAAGCCCGGCATTCCCTGTTTGCCGTCAAAAAGATTCTGGTTCCAACCAGCGGATTTCCTTATTCAGAAAGGGGAGTAGAACTCGCCTGCAGGCTGGGTCAGGAACAAAAGGCTGAAATCTTTCTTGCTTATATTATGGAAATACCGAGGACCATGCCGCTTGGCATTCCGCTACCGGATCTGGAGCTGAAAGCAAAAGAAGCCCTGGAGAGAGCCGATTCTATTGTCGTACTTCATGGATTGAAAACCGACAAAATGATTCACCGTGCTCGAATCGCCGGTGAGGAAATTTCCAGAATTGCCAGAGAGAATGATGTGGATATGATTGTTCTCGGGATCCGATCTCACATCGGGTTGACGGAGAATATTTTGGGAAGAACGTCGGATGTCCTGTTGCGGCACGCGCCTTGTGAGGTGATAATCGATAAACTTCCGGGAGAAAATTATTGA